ATAATAGTACGGAAGTTGCAAAGGCAGCTATTAGGTTGGCAGTATCCACTAGGGAAGAGGAGAAGGACTTAATAGATGAGTTTGAGAAAAAAGGCATAAAAGGTGCTGCTGTGGACATTGGAGGGGATTTAATTAATTCCATTCCAAAGATCATAGAAAGGGCCTTGGTTGCTTCAAAAAAGACTGGAATTATAAAGGATTTCCATGTCCATGAAGGAGCAGTAGCTGGAGCCACTAAAGATGCTATAAGCCAAGTAA
This window of the Tepidimicrobium xylanilyticum genome carries:
- a CDS encoding HutP family protein; its protein translation is MNNSTEVAKAAIRLAVSTREEEKDLIDEFEKKGIKGAAVDIGGDLINSIPKIIERALVASKKTGIIKDFHVHEGAVAGATKDAISQVNSKALGLNFGGKLGIARSGEHVVVCLFISIGLLHLNDLAIAIGHRSIPAVD